The Streptococcus mitis genome has a segment encoding these proteins:
- a CDS encoding CtsR family transcriptional regulator: MRFKNTSDHIEAYIKAILDQSGIVELQRSQLADTFQVVPSQINYVIKTRFTESRGYLVESKRGGGGYIRIGRIEFSSHHEMLKELLYSIGERISQEIYEDILQLLVEQELMSKQEMNLLVAVALDRVLGEEAPVLRANMLRQVIQEVDRKGK, translated from the coding sequence ATGAGATTTAAAAATACATCGGATCATATTGAGGCCTACATCAAGGCGATTTTAGATCAATCTGGAATTGTGGAGTTGCAACGGAGTCAGTTGGCAGATACTTTTCAGGTTGTTCCCAGTCAGATTAACTATGTGATCAAGACACGCTTTACGGAAAGTAGGGGCTACTTGGTTGAAAGTAAGCGTGGTGGCGGAGGCTATATTCGTATAGGACGGATTGAGTTTTCTAGTCATCATGAAATGCTCAAGGAGCTGCTTTACTCAATTGGTGAGCGGATCAGTCAAGAAATTTATGAGGATATTCTACAGCTTTTGGTTGAGCAGGAATTGATGAGCAAGCAGGAGATGAATTTGCTGGTAGCAGTAGCTTTGGATCGCGTTCTAGGAGAAGAAGCACCAGTCCTTCGAGCAAACATGCTACGACAGGTCATACAAGAGGTAGATAGAAAAGGGAAGTAA
- the pnuC gene encoding nicotinamide riboside transporter PnuC, translating to MKKLTKKITQFIENFKNVHAEARKIGFAGIMNLLWKDLFVGRSLFQWLYLIVLSSVPLILEFTQNTESHDWMSLFASWTGIVCVILVAEGRASNYLFGAINSAIYLILAMNATFYGEVLTTVYFFVMQPIGLYAWLSNRINDQEKAEESHFEAKKLSVFDWLKYLALTAIIWISMGLAYQSIHSARPFRDSVTDATNGVGQLLMTRLYREQWIFWIATNLFSIYLWWGENIHIQGMYWVYTLNSLVGWYQWTKAVRKEA from the coding sequence ATGAAAAAACTAACTAAAAAAATCACACAATTTATCGAAAACTTTAAAAATGTCCATGCGGAAGCCCGCAAGATCGGTTTTGCAGGAATCATGAACCTGCTCTGGAAAGATCTCTTTGTCGGCCGTAGCCTCTTCCAGTGGTTGTATCTTATTGTCCTGTCAAGTGTTCCCTTGATCTTGGAATTCACGCAAAATACAGAAAGTCATGACTGGATGAGCTTGTTTGCATCTTGGACTGGGATTGTCTGTGTTATCTTGGTAGCAGAAGGGCGTGCAAGCAATTATCTCTTTGGGGCCATTAACTCTGCTATCTATTTGATTTTGGCTATGAATGCGACTTTTTATGGCGAAGTTTTGACGACCGTTTACTTCTTTGTCATGCAGCCGATTGGTCTCTATGCTTGGTTATCAAATCGTATCAATGACCAAGAAAAAGCAGAAGAATCCCACTTTGAAGCTAAGAAATTATCTGTTTTTGACTGGCTCAAGTACTTAGCCTTAACTGCTATCATCTGGATTAGTATGGGCTTAGCTTACCAAAGTATCCATAGTGCTCGCCCTTTCCGTGATAGTGTTACCGATGCGACCAATGGTGTCGGCCAGCTCTTGATGACACGTCTCTATCGTGAGCAATGGATTTTCTGGATTGCAACCAATCTCTTTAGTATCTACCTCTGGTGGGGTGAAAATATCCATATTCAAGGGATGTACTGGGTTTACACACTCAATAGTCTAGTAGGTTGGTACCAATGGACCAAGGCAGTTCGTAAGGAGGCATAA
- the glpK gene encoding glycerol kinase GlpK, producing the protein MSQEKYIMAIDQGTTSSRAIIFNKKGEKVSSSQKEFTQIFPQAGWVEHNANEIWNSVQSVIAGAFIESGVKPSQIEAIGITNQRETTVVWDKKTGLPIYNAIVWQSRQTAPLAEQLKSQGYVEKFHEKTGLIIDAYFSATKVRWILDHVEGAQERAEKGELLFGTIDTWLVWKLTDGAAHVTDYSNAARTMLYNIKELKWDDEILEILNIPKAMLPEVRSNSEIYGQTAPFHFYGGQVPISGMAGDQQAALFGQLAFEPGMVKNTYGTGSFIIMNTGEEMQLSENNLLTTIGYGINGKVYYALEGSIFIAGSAIQWLRDGLRMVENSPESEKYARDSHNNDEVYVVPAFTGLGAPYWNQNARGSVFGLTRGTSKEDFIKATLQSIAYQVRDIIDTMQVDAQTAIQVLKVDGGAAMNNFLMQFQADILGIDIARAKNLETTALGAAFLAGLSVGYWKDLDELKLLNETGELFEPSMNESRKEQLYKGWKKAVKATQVFAEVDD; encoded by the coding sequence ATGTCACAAGAAAAATACATCATGGCCATTGACCAGGGAACTACAAGCTCTCGTGCCATTATTTTCAACAAAAAAGGAGAAAAAGTTAGCTCGAGTCAAAAAGAGTTCACTCAGATTTTCCCTCAGGCAGGTTGGGTTGAGCACAATGCCAATGAAATTTGGAACTCTGTTCAGTCAGTTATTGCGGGTGCTTTCATCGAAAGTGGTGTGAAACCAAGTCAGATTGAGGCAATCGGGATTACCAACCAACGTGAAACAACGGTTGTCTGGGATAAGAAAACAGGGCTCCCTATCTACAACGCTATCGTTTGGCAATCACGTCAGACAGCACCTTTGGCTGAGCAACTAAAAAGCCAAGGTTATGTGGAAAAATTCCATGAAAAGACTGGTTTGATCATCGATGCTTACTTCTCTGCTACCAAGGTTCGTTGGATTTTGGACCATGTAGAGGGCGCTCAAGAGCGAGCAGAAAAAGGGGAATTGCTCTTTGGTACCATTGATACTTGGCTGGTTTGGAAATTGACTGACGGCGCAGCTCACGTGACCGACTATTCCAACGCAGCTCGTACCATGCTTTATAACATTAAAGAACTCAAATGGGATGATGAGATTTTGGAAATCCTCAATATTCCTAAGGCTATGCTGCCAGAAGTTCGTTCTAACTCTGAAATTTACGGTCAGACAGCTCCATTCCATTTCTACGGTGGACAAGTACCAATCTCGGGTATGGCTGGGGACCAACAAGCAGCCCTCTTTGGACAGTTGGCCTTTGAACCTGGGATGGTTAAAAACACCTACGGAACAGGCTCTTTCATCATCATGAATACTGGGGAAGAGATGCAGTTGTCTGAAAACAACCTCTTGACAACGATTGGTTACGGAATTAACGGCAAGGTTTACTATGCCTTGGAAGGTTCAATCTTCATCGCAGGAAGTGCTATTCAGTGGCTTCGTGACGGTCTTCGCATGGTTGAAAATTCACCAGAATCTGAAAAATACGCTCGTGATTCTCACAACAACGATGAAGTTTATGTCGTTCCAGCCTTTACAGGTCTAGGTGCTCCATACTGGAACCAAAACGCTCGTGGTTCTGTCTTTGGTTTGACTCGTGGAACAAGTAAAGAAGACTTTATCAAGGCAACCTTGCAATCTATCGCTTATCAAGTCCGTGATATCATCGATACCATGCAAGTGGATGCGCAGACAGCTATCCAAGTCTTGAAGGTAGATGGTGGTGCAGCCATGAATAACTTCCTCATGCAGTTCCAAGCTGATATTTTGGGAATCGATATCGCACGCGCCAAAAACTTGGAAACAACAGCTCTAGGGGCAGCCTTCCTAGCAGGTTTGTCAGTGGGCTATTGGAAGGACTTGGATGAGTTGAAACTCTTGAACGAGACAGGAGAACTCTTTGAACCATCTATGAACGAATCGCGCAAGGAACAACTCTACAAGGGCTGGAAGAAGGCTGTGAAAGCAACCCAAGTCTTTGCGGAAGTAGACGACTAA
- a CDS encoding NUDIX domain-containing protein gives MTDTMIPAGMTEKEYFEIHASQEEFLDWYYKQELPQYEKPSVTVDMVAYCFVEGKIKLLLIRRKAHPYQNCLALVGGFMDKGEDAAHACQREVREEVNLDLPLEKIEQLMTVSTPGRDPRGWTVTIAHLVYLPSRALELVQAGDDAKDVVFVDVDFQTGKCFLEGVELEEQAFAFDHYAIIQESIKRIQGRLDWNPTFLYLLEEEFTVYEGTELVNLINPGRPIVSNNFLVKYGEYVEEVGLKRVPKKKPRKTYRLK, from the coding sequence ATGACGGACACGATGATTCCAGCAGGGATGACGGAAAAAGAATATTTTGAAATTCATGCCAGTCAGGAGGAGTTTTTGGATTGGTACTACAAGCAGGAACTTCCTCAATACGAAAAACCAAGTGTGACGGTGGATATGGTAGCCTACTGCTTTGTCGAAGGAAAGATCAAGCTCTTATTAATTCGTCGCAAGGCTCATCCATATCAAAATTGTTTGGCCTTAGTTGGAGGATTTATGGACAAGGGCGAAGATGCTGCGCATGCCTGTCAGCGTGAGGTGAGAGAAGAAGTTAATCTCGATCTTCCTTTGGAAAAAATCGAGCAATTGATGACCGTATCGACCCCCGGCCGTGACCCACGGGGCTGGACAGTGACCATTGCCCACTTGGTTTATTTGCCTAGTCGTGCATTAGAACTTGTTCAAGCAGGAGACGATGCCAAGGATGTGGTTTTTGTAGATGTCGATTTTCAGACGGGCAAGTGCTTCTTAGAGGGAGTAGAGTTGGAGGAGCAAGCCTTCGCTTTTGACCATTATGCCATTATCCAAGAATCCATCAAACGAATCCAAGGCCGTCTCGACTGGAACCCAACCTTCCTCTATCTGCTAGAGGAGGAGTTCACTGTCTACGAAGGGACTGAACTGGTCAATCTCATCAACCCCGGTCGTCCAATCGTCAGCAATAACTTTCTCGTAAAATATGGCGAGTACGTAGAAGAGGTCGGGCTCAAACGAGTACCTAAAAAGAAACCAAGAAAAACCTATCGACTGAAATAA
- the dusB gene encoding tRNA dihydrouridine synthase DusB has product MTNLNTPFMIGNVEIPNRTVLAPMAGVTNSAFRTIAKELGAGLVVMEMVSDKGIQYNNEKTLHMLHIDEGENPVSIQLFGSDEDSLARAAEFIQENTKTDIVDINMGCPVNKIVKNEAGAMWLKDPDKIYSIINKVQSVLDIPLTVKMRTGWADPSLAVENALAAEAAGVSALAMHGRTREQMYTGHADLETLHKVAQALTKIPFIANGDIRTVQEAKQRIEEVGADAVMIGRAAMGNPYLFNQINHYFETGEILPDLTFEDKMKIAYEHLKRLINLKGENVAVREFRGLAPHYLRGTSGAAKLRGAISQASTLAEIEALLQLDKA; this is encoded by the coding sequence GTGACAAATCTTAATACACCTTTTATGATTGGCAATGTTGAGATTCCCAATCGTACCGTTTTAGCACCCATGGCTGGTGTGACTAACTCAGCCTTTCGTACCATAGCAAAAGAGCTCGGAGCTGGACTCGTTGTCATGGAAATGGTTTCTGACAAGGGAATCCAATACAACAACGAAAAAACCCTGCACATGCTTCATATTGATGAAGGAGAAAACCCAGTTTCTATCCAACTTTTTGGAAGTGATGAAGACAGCCTAGCACGCGCAGCAGAATTCATCCAAGAAAACACTAAGACCGATATCGTGGATATCAACATGGGCTGTCCAGTTAACAAAATCGTGAAGAACGAAGCTGGTGCTATGTGGCTCAAGGATCCAGACAAGATTTACTCGATCATCAACAAGGTCCAATCTGTCCTTGATATCCCACTTACTGTCAAAATGCGTACCGGCTGGGCGGATCCATCTCTGGCAGTAGAAAATGCCCTCGCTGCTGAAGCTGCGGGTGTTTCTGCCCTTGCTATGCATGGCCGTACCCGCGAACAAATGTATACAGGTCATGCAGACCTTGAGACCCTTCACAAGGTCGCTCAAGCTTTGACCAAGATTCCATTCATCGCCAACGGTGATATCCGTACTGTCCAAGAAGCCAAACAGCGTATCGAAGAAGTTGGTGCTGACGCAGTCATGATTGGCCGCGCTGCCATGGGAAATCCTTACCTCTTCAACCAAATCAATCATTACTTTGAAACAGGAGAAATCCTACCTGATTTGACCTTTGAAGATAAGATGAAAATCGCCTATGAACACTTGAAACGTTTGATTAACCTCAAAGGGGAAAACGTAGCCGTTCGTGAATTCCGCGGCCTCGCTCCTCACTACCTCCGGGGGACATCTGGCGCAGCCAAACTCCGTGGAGCTATTTCACAAGCTAGCACTCTGGCAGAGATTGAAGCCCTCTTGCAGTTGGATAAGGCTTAA
- a CDS encoding helix-turn-helix domain-containing protein: MYLGDLMEKAESGQFSILSFLSQESQTTVKAVMEETGFSKATLTKYVTLLNDKALDSGIELTIHLEDENLRLSIGATTKGRDIRSLFLENAVKYQILVYLLYHQQFLAHQLAQELMISEATLGRHLASLNQILSEFDLSIQNGRWRGPEHQIRYFYFCLFRKVWSSQEWEGHMQKPERKQEIATLEEICGASLSSGQKLDLVLWDHISQQRLRVNACQFQVIEEKMRGYFDNIFYLRLLRKASSFFAGQHIPLGTEDGEMMIFFSFLLSHRILPLHTMEYILGFGGQLADLLTQLIQEMKKEELLGDYTEDHVTYELSQLCAQVYLYKGYILQDRYKYQLENRHPYLLMEHDFRGTAEEIFHALPAFQQGTDLDKKILWEWLQLIEYMAENGGQHMRIGLDLTSGFLVFSRMAAILKRYLEYNRFITIEAYDRTRHYDLLVTNNPIHKKEQTPVYYLKNDLDLEDLAGIRQLLFT, translated from the coding sequence ATGTATTTAGGAGATTTGATGGAAAAGGCCGAATCTGGTCAATTTTCAATCCTTTCCTTTCTATCACAAGAGTCTCAGACGACTGTCAAGGCTGTAATGGAGGAAACAGGATTTTCAAAAGCAACCCTAACCAAATATGTCACCCTGCTCAATGACAAGGCTTTGGATAGTGGCATAGAGCTGACTATTCATTTAGAAGATGAAAATCTGCGTCTATCGATCGGTGCAACTACCAAGGGAAGAGATATTCGGAGCTTGTTTTTGGAGAATGCTGTTAAATATCAGATTTTGGTCTATCTTCTCTACCACCAACAGTTTTTAGCCCATCAGCTGGCTCAAGAATTGATGATTAGCGAGGCTACGCTGGGTCGTCACTTAGCTAGCTTAAATCAGATTTTGTCAGAATTTGATTTATCTATTCAAAATGGACGTTGGCGAGGTCCAGAGCATCAGATTCGCTATTTCTATTTCTGTCTTTTCCGCAAGGTCTGGTCGAGTCAGGAATGGGAAGGCCATATGCAGAAACCAGAGAGAAAACAGGAGATTGCTACACTAGAAGAAATCTGCGGTGCAAGTTTGTCTTCGGGGCAGAAATTGGATTTGGTTCTCTGGGATCATATCAGTCAACAGCGTCTTCGGGTCAATGCCTGTCAGTTTCAAGTCATAGAAGAGAAAATGCGAGGGTATTTTGACAATATTTTCTACCTTCGTTTGTTGAGAAAGGCCTCGTCTTTTTTTGCTGGGCAACATATTCCACTAGGAACTGAGGATGGTGAGATGATGATATTCTTCTCTTTCCTCTTGTCTCATCGTATCCTTCCTCTTCATACTATGGAATATATCCTTGGTTTTGGAGGGCAGTTGGCAGATTTACTGACGCAATTGATTCAAGAAATGAAGAAGGAGGAGTTGCTGGGTGATTATACAGAGGATCACGTTACCTATGAACTCAGTCAGCTTTGTGCTCAAGTCTATCTCTATAAGGGCTATATTTTACAGGATCGCTACAAGTACCAGTTAGAGAATCGTCATCCTTATTTGCTGATGGAACATGATTTTAGGGGAACGGCAGAGGAGATTTTTCATGCTCTACCGGCCTTTCAGCAGGGGACAGATTTAGATAAGAAAATTCTCTGGGAATGGCTGCAGTTAATCGAATATATGGCTGAAAATGGTGGTCAACATATGCGGATTGGTCTGGATTTGACATCTGGTTTTCTTGTCTTTTCAAGGATGGCAGCCATTTTAAAACGGTATTTGGAATACAATCGTTTTATCACCATTGAAGCCTATGACCGAACTCGGCATTATGATTTGCTGGTTACCAATAACCCGATTCATAAAAAGGAACAGACCCCAGTTTATTATTTAAAAAACGACTTGGATTTGGAAGATTTGGCAGGGATTCGTCAGTTATTATTCACTTAA
- a CDS encoding AAA family ATPase: protein MKKKTAVVFGTFAPLHQGHIDLIQRAKRQCDQVWVVVSGYEGDRGEQVGLTLQKRFRYIREAFRDDELTSVCKLDETNLPRYPMGWQEWLNQMFAEISYDETQQELIFFVGEADYQQELSNHGFETVLKERKFGISATMIRENPSKYWKYIAQPFRRQFTKKVLIMGSASNGKTTLAKDLARYYDAPVSLEYAREYQIKNNVRDDELTPKDYYYLLLGQYDQTSKLIDSNANRGLVIADTNSLVTKGYYDYYMETEDQGDLSGETFDNLFVSILAKEKWDLILFVQPVGSYVNDGFRDMTMAEDHIRHSFSQHLDQIREDYLANIPLVYLAEDYLGNYEAAKVAIDAIYQAD, encoded by the coding sequence ATGAAAAAGAAAACAGCAGTGGTATTTGGAACCTTTGCTCCGCTTCATCAAGGACATATCGATCTAATCCAGCGAGCCAAACGGCAGTGTGACCAGGTCTGGGTTGTCGTTTCAGGTTATGAGGGCGACAGAGGGGAACAGGTAGGCTTAACGCTTCAAAAAAGATTCCGCTATATCCGAGAGGCCTTTCGTGATGACGAGTTGACCTCCGTTTGCAAGTTGGATGAGACTAATCTTCCCCGTTACCCTATGGGCTGGCAGGAGTGGTTGAATCAGATGTTTGCGGAGATTTCCTATGATGAAACCCAGCAAGAACTAATTTTCTTTGTGGGAGAAGCAGACTACCAGCAAGAATTATCAAATCATGGCTTTGAGACTGTCTTGAAAGAAAGAAAGTTTGGTATCTCAGCGACTATGATTCGAGAAAATCCAAGCAAATATTGGAAATATATCGCTCAACCCTTCCGTCGTCAGTTTACAAAGAAGGTGCTGATTATGGGAAGTGCCAGCAATGGGAAGACCACTCTGGCCAAGGATTTGGCAAGGTATTACGATGCGCCAGTCAGCCTGGAATACGCACGTGAGTACCAGATTAAAAACAATGTCCGCGACGATGAATTGACTCCAAAGGATTATTATTATCTCCTTTTGGGGCAGTATGATCAAACCTCTAAGTTAATCGACAGTAATGCCAATAGGGGATTGGTGATAGCAGACACCAACTCCTTAGTAACCAAGGGCTACTATGATTATTACATGGAGACCGAGGACCAAGGGGACTTATCAGGAGAAACCTTTGACAATCTCTTTGTCTCTATCTTGGCTAAGGAAAAATGGGACTTGATTCTCTTTGTGCAACCTGTCGGCTCCTATGTCAATGATGGGTTTAGAGATATGACCATGGCAGAAGACCATATTCGTCATAGTTTTTCCCAGCATTTGGACCAGATTAGGGAGGACTACTTAGCAAACATTCCACTAGTTTATCTAGCAGAAGATTATCTAGGAAATTATGAGGCAGCAAAAGTGGCTATTGATGCCATTTACCAAGCAGATTAG
- the hslO gene encoding Hsp33 family molecular chaperone HslO: MDKIIKTISESGAFRAFVLDSTETVRTAQEKHQTQASSTVALGRTLIASQILAANEKGNTKLTVKVLGTSSLGAIITVADTKGNVKGYVQNPGVDIKKTATGEVLVGPFVGNGQFLVITDYGTGNPYNSMTPLISGEIGEDLAFYLTESQQTPSAVGLNVLLDEEDKVKVAGGFLVQVLPGAKEEEIARFEKRIQEMPAISTLLESEDHIEALLKAIYGDEAYKRLSEEEIRFQCDCSHERFMNALASLPSSDLQEMKEEDHGAEITCQFCQTTYNFDENDLEELIRDKS; encoded by the coding sequence ATGGATAAAATTATTAAAACTATATCAGAAAGCGGAGCCTTTCGTGCTTTTGTCCTTGATAGCACAGAAACCGTCCGCACTGCTCAAGAAAAACACCAAACCCAAGCTAGCTCAACTGTAGCGCTTGGTCGAACCCTTATCGCTAGCCAGATTCTCGCAGCCAATGAAAAAGGAAATACTAAACTAACAGTTAAAGTTCTTGGAACGAGCTCTCTAGGGGCCATTATCACGGTCGCAGATACCAAGGGGAACGTCAAAGGCTATGTTCAAAATCCTGGTGTTGACATCAAAAAAACTGCAACTGGTGAAGTGCTAGTCGGACCTTTTGTTGGCAATGGCCAATTCCTCGTTATCACAGACTACGGTACTGGAAATCCTTACAACTCTATGACTCCCCTTATCTCTGGAGAAATTGGTGAAGACCTTGCCTTTTACCTGACTGAAAGCCAACAAACACCTTCAGCAGTCGGCCTCAATGTCCTTTTGGACGAGGAAGACAAGGTCAAGGTTGCAGGCGGTTTCCTAGTCCAAGTCTTGCCGGGAGCCAAGGAAGAAGAGATTGCCCGTTTTGAGAAACGCATCCAAGAAATGCCAGCTATCTCGACCCTTCTCGAAAGTGAAGACCATATCGAAGCCCTCCTCAAGGCTATCTACGGGGACGAGGCCTACAAGCGTCTTTCTGAAGAAGAAATCCGTTTCCAATGTGACTGTAGCCATGAACGCTTTATGAACGCTCTTGCCAGCCTTCCAAGCTCAGACCTACAGGAAATGAAAGAGGAAGACCACGGAGCAGAAATCACTTGTCAATTCTGCCAAACTACTTACAACTTTGATGAAAACGACCTGGAGGAACTCATTCGTGACAAATCTTAA
- a CDS encoding ATP-dependent Clp protease ATP-binding subunit, with product MNYSKALNECIESAYMVAGHFGARYLESWHLLIAMSNHSYSVAGATLNDYPYEMDRLEEVALELTETDYSQDETFTELPFSHRLQVLFDEAEYVASVVHAKVLGTEHLLYAILHDGNALATRILERAGFSYEDKKDQVKIAALRRNLEERAGWTREDLKALRQRHRTVADKQNSMANMMGMPQTPSGGLEDYTHDLTEQARSGKLEPVIGRDKEISRMIQILSRKTKNNPVLVGDAGVGKTALALGLAQRIASGDVPVEMAKMRVLELDLMNVVAGTRFRGDFEERMNNIIKDIEEDGQVILFIDELHTIMGSGSGIDSTLDAANILKPALARGTLRTVGATTQEEYQKHIEKDAALSRRFAKVTIEEPSVADSMVILQGLKVTYEKHHRVQITDEAVETAVKMAHRYLTSRHLPDSAIDLLDEAAATVQNKAKHVTADDSGLSPADKALMDGKWKQAAQLIAKEEEVPVYKDLVTESDILTTLSRLSGIPVQKLTQTDAKKYLNLEAELHKRVIGQDQAVSSISRAIRRNQSGIRSHKRPIGSFMFLGPTGVGKTELAKALAEVLFDDESALIRFDMSEYMEKFAASRLNGAPPGYVGYEEGGELTEKVRNKPYSVLLFDEVEKAHPDIFNVLLQVLDDGVLTDSKGRKVDFSNTIIIMTSNLGATALRDDKTVGFGAKDIRFDQENMEKRMFEELKKAYRPEFINRIDEKVVFHSLSSDHMQEVVKIMVKPLVASLAEKGIDLKLQASALKLLANQGYDPEMGARPLRRTLQTEVEDKLAELLLKGELEAGSTLKIGVKAGQLKFDIA from the coding sequence ATGAACTATTCAAAAGCGTTGAATGAATGTATCGAAAGTGCCTACATGGTTGCTGGCCATTTTGGAGCTCGTTATCTAGAGTCTTGGCATTTGTTGATTGCCATGTCCAATCACAGTTATAGTGTGGCAGGGGCGACTTTAAATGATTATCCATATGAGATGGACCGTTTAGAAGAGGTGGCTTTGGAACTGACTGAAACAGACTATAGCCAGGATGAAACTTTTACGGAATTGCCGTTTTCCCATCGTTTGCAGGTTCTTTTTGACGAAGCAGAGTATGTAGCGTCAGTGGTCCATGCTAAGGTGCTAGGGACAGAGCACCTCCTTTATGCGATTTTGCATGATGGCAATGCCTTGGCGACTCGTATCTTGGAGAGGGCTGGTTTTTCTTATGAAGACAAGAAAGATCAGGTCAAGATTGCTGCCCTTCGTCGAAATTTAGAAGAACGTGCAGGTTGGACTCGTGAAGACCTCAAGGCTTTACGTCAACGTCATCGTACAGTAGCTGACAAGCAAAATTCTATGGCCAATATGATGGGCATGCCGCAGACTCCGAGCGGTGGTCTCGAGGACTATACGCATGATTTGACAGAGCAAGCGCGTTCTGGCAAGTTAGAACCAGTCATCGGTCGGGACAAGGAAATCTCGCGTATGATTCAAATATTGAGTCGGAAGACAAAGAATAATCCTGTCTTGGTTGGAGATGCTGGTGTCGGGAAAACTGCTCTGGCGCTTGGTCTTGCCCAGCGAATTGCTAGTGGGGATGTACCTGTGGAAATGGCTAAGATGCGCGTGTTAGAGCTGGATTTGATGAATGTCGTTGCAGGGACACGTTTCCGTGGTGACTTTGAAGAACGCATGAACAATATCATCAAGGATATTGAGGAAGATGGGCAAGTCATCCTCTTTATCGATGAACTTCATACCATCATGGGTTCTGGGAGTGGAATTGATTCGACTCTGGATGCGGCCAATATCTTGAAACCAGCCTTGGCGCGTGGAACTTTGAGAACGGTTGGTGCGACCACTCAGGAAGAATACCAAAAACACATCGAAAAAGATGCGGCCCTTTCTCGTCGATTCGCCAAAGTGACGATCGAAGAGCCAAGTGTGGCCGACAGTATGGTCATTTTGCAAGGTTTGAAGGTGACTTATGAGAAACATCACCGTGTGCAAATCACAGATGAAGCGGTTGAAACAGCTGTCAAGATGGCCCATCGTTACTTGACTAGCCGTCACTTGCCAGATTCTGCTATTGACCTCTTAGATGAAGCAGCAGCAACAGTGCAAAATAAGGCTAAGCATGTAACAGCAGATGATTCTGGCTTAAGTCCAGCTGACAAGGCCTTGATGGATGGCAAGTGGAAACAGGCAGCCCAGCTAATCGCAAAAGAAGAGGAAGTGCCTGTCTATAAAGACTTGGTGACAGAGTCTGATATTTTGACTACCTTGAGTCGCTTGTCAGGTATTCCAGTCCAAAAACTGACCCAGACTGATGCTAAAAAATATCTGAATCTGGAAGCTGAATTGCACAAACGTGTCATCGGTCAAGATCAAGCAGTTTCAAGCATTAGCCGTGCCATTCGCCGCAACCAGTCAGGGATTCGCAGTCACAAGCGTCCGATTGGTTCCTTTATGTTCCTAGGGCCTACAGGTGTCGGTAAGACCGAATTGGCCAAGGCTCTGGCAGAAGTTCTTTTTGACGACGAATCAGCTCTTATCCGCTTTGATATGAGTGAGTATATGGAGAAATTCGCAGCCAGCCGTCTCAACGGAGCTCCTCCGGGTTATGTGGGTTATGAAGAAGGTGGGGAGTTGACCGAGAAAGTTCGCAACAAACCATACTCTGTTCTCCTCTTTGACGAGGTAGAGAAGGCCCACCCAGACATCTTTAATGTTCTCTTGCAGGTCTTGGATGATGGGGTCTTAACAGATAGCAAGGGGCGCAAGGTTGACTTTTCAAATACCATTATTATCATGACGTCAAACCTTGGTGCGACAGCCCTTCGTGATGACAAGACTGTCGGATTTGGAGCTAAGGACATTCGTTTTGACCAGGAAAATATGGAAAAACGCATGTTTGAAGAGCTGAAAAAAGCTTATAGGCCGGAGTTTATCAACCGTATTGATGAAAAGGTGGTCTTCCATAGCCTGTCTAGCGACCATATGCAGGAAGTGGTGAAAATTATGGTTAAACCTTTAGTGGCAAGTTTGGCTGAAAAAGGTATTGACTTGAAATTACAAGCTTCCGCACTGAAATTGTTGGCCAATCAAGGATATGACCCAGAGATGGGAGCTCGTCCACTTCGCAGAACCCTGCAAACAGAAGTGGAAGACAAGTTGGCAGAACTTCTTCTCAAGGGAGAATTAGAGGCAGGCAGCACACTTAAGATTGGTGTTAAAGCAGGCCAGTTAAAATTTGATATTGCATAA